A single region of the Syntrophotaleaceae bacterium genome encodes:
- a CDS encoding CinA family nicotinamide mononucleotide deamidase-related protein, translated as MALSIAVLTTGDELINGEMADTNTREIARILGAKGYAIRESRSVGDDEAEIEQALVDLSAKRDVVIVTGGLGPTEDDLTARAASRAFGRRLVLNDVALRQVRDFFHRNSLEMNPRNEKQALLPTKSAVIPNLLGTAPGFTFIQGKSELFFLPGVPREMVAMLELEVLPRLQARDGGQLMQERILKVFGLAEPQVEEMLASQPLQKGVLLGFGVDFPFVHVKLRATGEEAEQMLDQAEVAARHLLEPYVFGLGEETLPGNVARMLTNAGLTIALAESCTGGMIAAMLTDFPGASAFLERGAVTYANSAKRDWLGVPDDILEKEGAVSEACALAMARGIREAAGTDLGLAVTGIAGPEGGTAQKPVGTVFLALCGADVEQSRGFRFSGDREKVRRMSACMALDWIRRYLNSRMI; from the coding sequence ATGGCCCTCAGCATCGCCGTACTGACTACCGGAGACGAACTGATCAATGGTGAAATGGCCGACACCAATACCCGGGAGATCGCCCGGATACTTGGTGCCAAAGGTTATGCCATCCGTGAATCCCGATCGGTGGGTGACGACGAGGCGGAGATCGAGCAGGCCCTTGTCGACCTGTCGGCCAAGCGGGATGTCGTTATCGTCACCGGCGGGCTGGGACCCACCGAAGATGACCTTACCGCCCGGGCGGCTTCCCGGGCCTTCGGCCGCCGCCTTGTCCTGAACGACGTGGCTCTGCGTCAGGTGCGCGATTTCTTCCATCGCAACAGCCTGGAAATGAATCCGCGCAACGAAAAGCAGGCGCTGCTGCCGACGAAATCCGCCGTCATTCCCAACCTGCTCGGCACGGCGCCGGGCTTCACGTTCATCCAGGGCAAATCGGAACTTTTCTTCCTCCCCGGAGTGCCGAGGGAGATGGTCGCCATGCTTGAGCTGGAGGTGCTGCCCCGTCTCCAGGCCCGGGACGGCGGACAGCTCATGCAGGAACGGATTCTCAAGGTCTTCGGCCTGGCCGAGCCGCAGGTGGAGGAGATGTTAGCCTCGCAGCCACTGCAGAAAGGGGTTCTGCTCGGCTTCGGCGTCGATTTTCCTTTCGTACACGTCAAGCTGCGGGCCACCGGCGAGGAGGCCGAACAGATGCTCGATCAGGCCGAAGTGGCCGCGCGACATCTGCTGGAACCCTATGTCTTCGGCCTCGGCGAGGAAACACTGCCCGGCAACGTCGCCCGCATGCTCACCAACGCCGGTCTGACCATCGCCTTGGCCGAATCCTGCACTGGGGGCATGATCGCGGCCATGCTGACCGACTTCCCCGGCGCATCGGCCTTTCTGGAACGGGGTGCGGTCACCTACGCCAATTCCGCCAAGCGGGACTGGTTGGGTGTCCCGGATGATATCCTGGAGAAGGAAGGCGCGGTCAGCGAAGCCTGCGCCCTGGCCATGGCACGCGGCATCCGCGAAGCGGCCGGCACTGATCTGGGCCTGGCCGTCACCGGCATTGCCGGCCCGGAAGGAGGCACGGCGCAAAAACCGGTCGGTACGGTCTTTCTGGCCCTGTGCGGAGCCGATGTGGAACAGTCCCGGGGCTTCCGCTTCAGCGGAGACCGCGAAAAAGTCCGTCGCATGTCGGCCTGCATGGCCCTCGACTGGATCCGCCGCTATCTGAACAGCCGAATGATTTGA
- the alaS gene encoding alanine--tRNA ligase, which produces MLTVMLTGNEIRSRFLQYFEQRNHTLVSSSPLIPHKDPTLLFINAGMNQFKDVFLGREKRSYVRAASSQKCVRAGGKHNDLENVGQTARHHTFFEMLGNFSFGDYFKEDAIAFAWEFLTGEMGLPKDKLWVTVFREDDEAHALWRDKVGVPEERIIRMGEKDNFWSMGDTGPCGPCSEILIDQGESMSCGDNCGIGKCDCDRYLELWNLVFMQFDRSEDGTMTPLPKPSIDTGMGLERITAVMQGVQSNYDCDLLRGIITEVEKLSGKRYGADPANDMSMRVIADHSRATAFLIADGVLPSNEGRGYVLRRIMRRAARHAKMLGFTEPVLYKTSVYVLESMALAYPEEARRTDYVAKVVKNEEERFIQTLDNGLRILNDEVSRLRKTGASVLSGDVAFRLYDTFGFPLDLTADIVRGEGIVIDEAGFENSMEQQRQKAREHWKGSGEEAISGIYRQLVEEGLKTEFTGYGKLQDSGEILAILLDGAPVSSAPAGARVEIVTSRTPFYGESGGQVGDCGELTTAEARVTVTDTRKPLPELFVHVGEVQSGTLQTGTKAELSVDCERRGAIALNHTATHLLQAALTEVLGNHVKQAGSLVTPDRLRFDFTHFSAMTAEELEQVETLVNRHIRTNAAVDAREMAHEQAVNAGATALFGEKYGDTVRVIRVGDISMELCGGTHTRASGDIGLFKILHETGIAAGVRRIEAVTGARALELIRSQERTLDHLAALVKTDRPQLENRLRKLLEHQKELERELESLQARLNADQAGDLLKQATEVAGIPIVCGRVDKLDGKALRELADQVRDRMTSGVLVLGSAHDGKAGLLVAVTKDLTKRLQAGALIKQLAAMVGGGGGGRPDLAQAGGSKPELLGEALAAAPQLVAQALETA; this is translated from the coding sequence ATGTTGACGGTCATGCTTACAGGCAACGAAATTCGCTCCCGCTTTCTCCAATATTTCGAACAGCGAAACCACACGCTGGTTTCTTCCTCGCCGCTCATTCCTCACAAGGACCCGACCTTGCTGTTCATCAACGCCGGCATGAACCAGTTCAAGGATGTCTTTCTCGGCCGGGAAAAGCGCTCCTACGTCCGGGCCGCCTCCTCGCAGAAGTGCGTCCGCGCCGGCGGCAAGCACAACGACCTGGAAAACGTCGGCCAGACCGCGCGGCATCATACCTTCTTCGAAATGCTCGGCAACTTTTCCTTCGGCGACTACTTCAAGGAGGACGCCATCGCCTTTGCCTGGGAATTTCTCACCGGGGAGATGGGCCTGCCCAAGGACAAGCTGTGGGTCACCGTATTCCGCGAGGATGACGAAGCCCACGCCCTGTGGCGGGACAAGGTCGGGGTTCCCGAGGAGCGCATCATCCGCATGGGCGAAAAGGACAACTTCTGGTCCATGGGGGATACCGGACCCTGCGGGCCCTGCTCGGAGATCCTCATCGATCAGGGCGAATCGATGTCCTGCGGTGACAACTGCGGCATCGGCAAATGCGACTGCGACCGCTATCTCGAACTCTGGAACCTGGTGTTCATGCAGTTCGACCGGTCGGAAGACGGCACCATGACCCCCCTGCCCAAGCCTTCCATCGACACCGGCATGGGACTGGAGCGGATCACCGCCGTCATGCAGGGGGTGCAGAGCAACTACGACTGCGATCTGCTGCGGGGTATCATCACAGAGGTTGAGAAACTGTCCGGCAAACGCTACGGCGCCGATCCCGCCAACGACATGTCAATGCGGGTCATCGCCGACCACAGCCGGGCCACCGCCTTCCTCATCGCCGACGGCGTACTGCCGAGCAACGAGGGGCGCGGCTACGTGCTGCGGCGCATCATGCGCCGGGCCGCCCGTCACGCCAAGATGCTCGGCTTCACCGAACCGGTGCTCTACAAAACCTCCGTATACGTCCTCGAATCGATGGCCCTGGCCTATCCCGAGGAAGCCCGGCGCACCGACTACGTGGCCAAGGTGGTGAAGAACGAGGAGGAACGCTTCATCCAGACCCTCGACAACGGCCTGCGCATCCTCAATGATGAAGTAAGCCGCCTGCGGAAGACAGGCGCGAGCGTTCTTTCCGGCGATGTCGCCTTCCGCCTGTACGACACCTTCGGCTTCCCCCTCGACCTGACAGCCGACATCGTCCGTGGGGAGGGGATCGTCATCGACGAGGCCGGTTTCGAAAACAGCATGGAGCAGCAGCGCCAGAAAGCCCGCGAACACTGGAAGGGCTCCGGTGAGGAAGCCATCTCCGGCATCTATCGGCAACTGGTGGAAGAAGGCCTGAAAACCGAGTTTACCGGCTACGGCAAGCTGCAGGACAGCGGCGAGATCCTCGCCATCCTGCTCGACGGCGCGCCGGTCTCAAGCGCCCCTGCAGGCGCAAGGGTGGAAATCGTCACCTCGCGCACCCCCTTCTATGGCGAGTCGGGCGGCCAGGTCGGCGACTGCGGCGAATTGACCACCGCCGAGGCCCGCGTAACGGTCACCGATACCAGGAAGCCCCTGCCCGAACTGTTCGTTCATGTCGGCGAGGTGCAGTCCGGCACCCTGCAGACCGGAACCAAAGCCGAGTTAAGCGTCGACTGCGAACGCCGAGGCGCCATCGCCCTCAACCACACCGCAACCCACCTGCTGCAGGCCGCCCTCACCGAGGTTCTGGGCAATCACGTCAAGCAGGCCGGCTCCCTGGTCACCCCGGACCGCCTCCGCTTCGATTTCACCCATTTTTCGGCCATGACCGCCGAGGAACTGGAACAGGTCGAAACCCTGGTCAATCGCCATATCCGGACCAATGCCGCAGTGGACGCCCGGGAGATGGCCCACGAGCAGGCGGTGAATGCCGGAGCCACCGCCCTTTTCGGCGAGAAGTACGGCGACACTGTTCGGGTGATCCGCGTCGGCGACATCAGCATGGAACTGTGCGGCGGCACCCACACCCGCGCCTCCGGCGATATCGGACTGTTCAAGATCCTGCACGAAACCGGCATCGCTGCCGGGGTGCGCCGCATCGAGGCGGTCACCGGGGCCAGGGCCCTGGAGCTGATCCGCAGCCAGGAGCGGACTCTCGATCACCTGGCCGCCCTGGTCAAGACCGATCGTCCCCAGCTTGAAAACCGCCTGCGCAAACTGCTCGAGCACCAGAAGGAACTGGAGCGGGAGTTGGAAAGCCTGCAGGCCAGGCTCAACGCCGACCAGGCCGGCGACCTGCTCAAACAGGCGACGGAAGTGGCGGGCATCCCGATTGTCTGCGGGAGGGTGGACAAACTCGACGGCAAGGCCCTGCGGGAACTGGCCGACCAGGTGCGGGACCGGATGACCTCCGGCGTGCTGGTGCTGGGCAGCGCCCACGACGGCAAGGCCGGGCTGCTGGTGGCGGTCACCAAGGACCTGACCAAGCGCCTCCAGGCCGGAGCCCTGATCAAGCAGCTGGCCGCCATGGTCGGCGGCGGTGGCGGCGGCAGACCCGATCTGGCCCAGGCCGGCGGCAGCAAACCGGAACTCCTCGGCGAAGCCCTCGCCGCGGCACCGCAACTCGTGGCCCAGGCCCTGGAGACAGCCTGA
- a CDS encoding substrate-binding domain-containing protein: MASNRIKTWFLAFLVALGLLSLPKGTALAAKKGEAALGHSFNTVRACVIGGMTMTGVWDEIVKRFETKHPYRVELVATGPLERITPVFRRGWADFLLMHSCDDNIGLAADGYAINLRPCARNDLVLLGPPSDPAGVRGLKDGAEALRRIAESKSSFIDVTTSNGSQELGHTLWQRAGIRPRGDWFLKDEAVNSEALLSTAEKKGAYFIFGRVPFTQAKHPRGKLEILVDLDPTMRRPYLLMEANPDRYPDANQAGAKALGDFILSEEVQTFLAEYGKDQNGGFPFFHPVWPYGPALH; this comes from the coding sequence ATGGCCTCAAACCGAATCAAGACATGGTTCCTCGCTTTTCTGGTCGCACTGGGCCTGCTTTCCCTGCCGAAGGGAACCGCTCTGGCTGCAAAAAAAGGCGAGGCCGCACTTGGCCATTCCTTCAATACGGTTCGCGCCTGCGTTATCGGCGGCATGACCATGACCGGCGTATGGGATGAAATCGTAAAGCGCTTTGAAACGAAACACCCTTACAGGGTCGAACTGGTTGCCACCGGCCCCCTGGAACGAATCACTCCTGTTTTCAGGAGGGGCTGGGCCGACTTCCTGCTGATGCATTCCTGTGATGACAACATAGGTCTGGCGGCCGATGGCTATGCAATCAACTTGCGTCCCTGCGCCCGCAACGACCTGGTACTTTTGGGGCCCCCTTCGGACCCGGCGGGCGTACGAGGCTTGAAGGACGGCGCCGAGGCACTCAGGCGCATCGCTGAATCCAAAAGTTCTTTTATCGATGTAACGACCAGCAACGGCTCCCAGGAATTGGGGCATACCCTCTGGCAGCGCGCCGGCATCAGGCCCAGGGGCGACTGGTTCCTAAAGGACGAAGCTGTAAATTCCGAGGCACTCCTCTCAACAGCAGAGAAAAAAGGAGCTTATTTCATATTCGGTCGGGTGCCCTTCACTCAGGCGAAGCATCCGCGGGGCAAGCTGGAGATCCTGGTGGATCTGGATCCGACCATGCGCCGCCCCTATCTGCTGATGGAGGCCAATCCGGACCGCTATCCCGATGCTAATCAGGCAGGAGCCAAGGCCCTGGGGGATTTCATCCTGTCAGAAGAAGTTCAGACCTTCTTGGCCGAGTACGGCAAGGACCAAAATGGCGGGTTCCCATTCTTCCACCCGGTCTGGCCTTACGGGCCCGCCCTGCACTGA
- a CDS encoding regulatory protein RecX produces the protein MKKFDPFAVALRLLTARERSGRELAERLRQKGFDDAACDETVARCRSLGYLDDARFARGRARQLLESGRAVGRHLLLDLQQHGISESLAREILSELEQEQSPRQVLENLLQRRFPGFDYDRADDRERRRVINFFLRRGFDLALVLDRIKGRVLD, from the coding sequence ATGAAGAAGTTTGACCCCTTTGCCGTCGCCCTGCGCCTGCTGACGGCGCGGGAGCGCAGCGGGCGGGAACTGGCCGAGCGTCTGCGGCAAAAAGGGTTCGATGATGCGGCTTGCGATGAAACCGTCGCCCGCTGCCGCTCCCTGGGCTATCTCGACGATGCCCGCTTCGCCCGCGGCCGGGCCCGGCAACTGCTGGAAAGCGGCCGGGCCGTCGGCAGACACCTGCTGCTCGACCTGCAGCAGCACGGCATTTCCGAGAGCCTGGCCCGGGAAATTCTGTCCGAACTGGAGCAGGAACAGAGCCCTCGGCAGGTTCTGGAGAATCTCCTGCAGCGGCGCTTTCCCGGTTTCGACTACGATCGGGCCGACGATCGGGAAAGGCGAAGGGTAATCAATTTCTTCCTTCGCCGCGGCTTCGATCTGGCCCTGGTACTGGATCGGATCAAGGGCAGAGTGCTAGACTGA
- a CDS encoding substrate-binding domain-containing protein yields the protein MMRTIRSRTLSLLAAALACVMLLQSGAWAEKGEKAKQPAPVAADSQVVRACVIGGMTMTGLWDEIVKRFEAKHPYKVQVVATGARPKISPAFRRGEADFLVMHSGDITTDLVADGYGINMRPCARNDLVLLGPPSDPAKIRGLKDGAEALKRIAETKSRFLDVNSNGPREIGHTLWQRAGIRPRGDWFIQDEAPYSEDIPMFADGQEAYFIFGRMPITQSKHPHGKVEILVDQDPTMRRPYVLMEANPARHPHVNQAGAKALGDFILSAEIQNLMAEFGKDRNGGVPFFYPVWPYGPVMHPVK from the coding sequence ATGATGCGTACAATCCGATCCCGAACCTTGTCGCTGCTGGCGGCAGCCCTGGCCTGCGTGATGTTGCTGCAGAGCGGGGCATGGGCGGAAAAGGGAGAAAAAGCAAAACAACCGGCACCCGTCGCAGCCGATTCCCAGGTCGTCCGGGCCTGCGTCATCGGCGGCATGACCATGACCGGGCTGTGGGACGAGATCGTCAAGCGCTTCGAGGCCAAGCATCCCTACAAAGTCCAGGTGGTCGCCACCGGTGCGAGGCCGAAGATCTCACCGGCCTTCCGGCGCGGCGAGGCCGATTTTCTGGTCATGCACTCCGGGGATATCACCACCGACCTGGTGGCCGACGGCTACGGCATCAACATGCGCCCCTGCGCCCGCAACGATCTGGTTCTGCTCGGACCGCCCTCGGACCCGGCCAAAATCCGCGGGCTCAAGGACGGCGCCGAGGCGCTCAAACGGATTGCAGAGACCAAAAGCCGTTTCCTTGACGTCAACAGCAACGGTCCGCGGGAAATCGGCCATACCCTCTGGCAGCGGGCCGGCATCCGGCCGCGCGGCGACTGGTTCATCCAGGACGAGGCACCCTATTCCGAGGACATCCCCATGTTTGCCGACGGGCAGGAGGCCTACTTCATTTTCGGCCGCATGCCGATCACCCAGTCCAAGCACCCCCACGGCAAAGTGGAGATCCTGGTCGATCAGGACCCCACCATGCGCCGGCCCTACGTGCTGATGGAAGCCAATCCCGCGCGCCATCCCCATGTCAACCAAGCAGGCGCCAAGGCTCTGGGCGATTTCATCCTGTCAGCCGAAATACAGAACCTCATGGCGGAATTCGGCAAGGACAGAAACGGCGGAGTCCCCTTCTTCTATCCGGTCTGGCCCTACGGCCCGGTCATGCATCCGGTGAAATAA
- the recA gene encoding recombinase RecA, producing MANSNRDRAIDLAMTQIEKQFGKGSIMRLGEDTVLPDIEVISTGSIGLDIALGVGGIPRGRIVEIYGPESSGKTTLALHIVAEAQKNGGIAAFIDAEHALDIHYARKLGVKTDDLLVSQPDTGEQALEIAEVLVRSGAIDVLVIDSVAALVPRAEIEGEMGDSHMGLQARLMSQALRKLTGTLNKSRCSLIFINQIRMKIGVMFGNPETTTGGNALKFYSSVRMDIRRIASLKQGQDTIGSRTKVKVVKNKVAPPFKEAEFDIMYGEGISREGDIVDLGSSCDIIEKSGAWYSYAGERIGQGRENAKQFLREHPETARSIELKLLEHFGLKVPATTSTGAEKHGTE from the coding sequence ATGGCGAACAGCAACCGCGATCGTGCCATCGACCTGGCCATGACCCAGATCGAAAAACAGTTCGGCAAGGGCAGCATCATGCGCCTTGGCGAGGATACCGTACTGCCGGACATCGAGGTCATCTCCACCGGCTCCATCGGCCTCGACATCGCCCTGGGCGTCGGCGGCATTCCCCGGGGCCGGATCGTCGAAATCTACGGCCCCGAGTCCTCGGGCAAAACCACCCTGGCGCTGCATATCGTCGCCGAAGCGCAGAAAAACGGCGGCATCGCCGCCTTCATCGACGCCGAGCACGCCCTGGACATCCATTATGCCCGCAAATTGGGGGTCAAGACGGACGATCTGCTCGTGTCCCAACCCGACACCGGCGAGCAGGCCCTGGAGATCGCCGAGGTGCTGGTGCGCAGCGGCGCCATCGACGTGCTGGTGATCGACTCCGTCGCCGCCCTGGTTCCCCGCGCCGAGATCGAAGGGGAGATGGGCGATTCCCACATGGGCCTCCAGGCGCGCCTGATGTCCCAGGCTCTGCGCAAACTGACCGGCACCCTGAACAAATCCCGCTGCAGCCTGATCTTCATCAACCAGATCCGCATGAAAATCGGGGTCATGTTCGGCAACCCCGAGACCACCACCGGCGGCAACGCCCTCAAATTCTACTCCTCCGTGCGCATGGATATCCGCCGCATCGCCTCCCTGAAGCAGGGACAGGACACCATCGGCAGCCGCACCAAGGTCAAGGTGGTCAAGAACAAGGTGGCCCCGCCCTTCAAGGAAGCGGAATTCGACATCATGTACGGGGAAGGGATCAGCCGGGAGGGGGATATCGTCGATCTGGGCTCCTCCTGCGACATCATTGAAAAGAGCGGCGCCTGGTATTCCTATGCCGGAGAACGGATCGGCCAGGGCCGGGAAAACGCCAAGCAGTTCCTGCGCGAACATCCCGAAACGGCCCGCTCCATCGAACTGAAGCTGCTGGAACATTTTGGTCTGAAAGTCCCGGCCACAACATCTACAGGTGCAGAAAAGCATGGAACTGAATGA
- a CDS encoding type IV pilus twitching motility protein PilT has translation MELNEILGVALKARASDIHIKPGLPPIYRIDGALRPLPKADRMDVETVRRMALGIMSERRRQEFEKHPEVDMAYGVPGLGRFRVNIFSQRGSMSMVFRVIPFGVPTIAELNLPPVIQKIAMEPRGLVLVTGATGSGKSTTLASIIDYINTQRTLHIITVEDPIEFLHKDKKSIINQREVGSDTENFPTALKYALRQDPDVILVGEMRDLETVETALHAAETGHLVLATLHTIDAPESINRIISIFPPHQHRQIRAQLSGILKAVISQRLVPRADGKGRVPAVEVMLSTARTRDLIDDREKTKLLRDAIQQGHVSYGMQTFDQSLMQLLQRGLITMEEALRQSSNPDDFKLKASGISSTSDLSWDDFVRPHEGKTSKAEETSSAQDEEV, from the coding sequence ATGGAACTGAATGAGATCCTTGGCGTCGCCCTGAAAGCCCGGGCATCCGACATCCATATCAAGCCCGGGCTGCCGCCCATCTACCGTATCGACGGTGCGCTGCGTCCCCTGCCGAAAGCGGACCGGATGGATGTGGAGACGGTGCGTCGCATGGCCCTGGGCATCATGAGCGAACGGCGCCGGCAGGAGTTCGAAAAACATCCCGAAGTCGACATGGCCTACGGGGTGCCCGGCCTCGGCCGCTTCCGCGTCAATATCTTTTCCCAGCGCGGCAGCATGAGCATGGTGTTCCGCGTCATCCCCTTCGGCGTGCCCACCATTGCCGAACTGAACCTGCCGCCGGTCATCCAGAAGATTGCCATGGAACCCCGCGGGCTGGTGCTGGTCACCGGGGCCACCGGTTCGGGCAAATCGACCACCCTGGCGTCCATCATCGACTACATCAATACCCAGCGCACTCTGCATATCATCACCGTCGAGGATCCCATCGAATTTCTGCACAAGGACAAGAAATCGATCATCAACCAGCGCGAGGTGGGCAGCGACACCGAGAATTTTCCCACTGCGCTCAAATATGCCCTGCGTCAGGACCCCGATGTGATCCTGGTCGGCGAGATGCGCGACCTGGAAACGGTGGAAACCGCCCTGCACGCCGCCGAAACCGGCCACCTCGTGCTGGCCACGCTGCACACCATCGACGCTCCCGAATCGATCAACCGCATCATTTCGATCTTTCCACCTCACCAGCACAGGCAGATCCGCGCCCAGTTGTCCGGCATTCTGAAAGCGGTCATCTCCCAGCGCCTGGTGCCCCGGGCCGACGGCAAGGGCCGTGTGCCGGCGGTTGAAGTCATGCTCTCCACCGCACGCACTCGAGACCTGATCGACGACCGGGAAAAGACCAAGCTGCTGCGCGATGCCATCCAGCAGGGTCATGTATCCTACGGCATGCAGACCTTCGACCAGTCCCTCATGCAACTGCTGCAGCGGGGTCTGATCACCATGGAAGAAGCTCTGCGCCAGAGCTCGAACCCCGACGACTTCAAACTCAAGGCTTCCGGCATCTCCTCCACCTCGGATCTCAGCTGGGACGACTTCGTCCGGCCGCATGAAGGCAAAACATCCAAGGCCGAGGAAACATCGTCCGCCCAGGATGAAGAAGTTTGA
- the thpR gene encoding RNA 2',3'-cyclic phosphodiesterase: MDKIRTFIAIPLNDSLFRTIAEVQRDLKTALPGIRWVRPETIHLTLAFLGDIPEEFLEKIGNSMLSIGRSFAPFKVRIADLGAFPSRKRPRVIWLGVERCAPLMQLQAELAEKLAAIDLPGENRPYTPHLTLGRSRRPDPGAESILESRAALEIGILPVDCMVLFESRLQAGGAVHIPRHTVALGG; this comes from the coding sequence ATGGACAAAATCCGCACCTTCATCGCCATCCCCCTGAACGACTCCCTTTTCCGGACCATCGCCGAGGTGCAGCGGGACCTTAAAACCGCCCTGCCCGGCATCCGCTGGGTGCGGCCGGAAACGATCCACCTGACCCTGGCCTTTCTCGGCGATATTCCCGAAGAATTTCTTGAAAAGATCGGGAATTCTATGCTATCGATAGGGCGTTCCTTTGCGCCCTTCAAGGTGCGGATCGCCGACCTCGGGGCCTTCCCTTCGAGGAAGCGGCCGCGAGTGATCTGGCTCGGCGTCGAACGGTGCGCCCCCCTGATGCAGCTGCAGGCTGAGCTGGCTGAAAAACTGGCCGCCATCGACCTGCCCGGTGAGAACCGGCCCTATACACCCCATCTCACCCTTGGCCGAAGCCGGCGCCCCGACCCGGGCGCGGAAAGCATCCTGGAATCCCGAGCAGCTTTAGAGATCGGCATTTTGCCCGTGGATTGCATGGTGCTTTTCGAAAGCCGGCTGCAGGCGGGCGGTGCCGTGCACATCCCCCGACATACGGTCGCGCTGGGAGGGTAA